The sequence ACAAACCTGCTTTATACTTTGCTTGTCTGACTCCAATTTGTGTACTTCTTCTAAAGCCTggtgacaaaagaaatactgtATGTCAGAGAAAAAGCACGGAGGGATTTAAGTGTCGCAGCTGCCTGAACGAAGATTTAAGCCAGGTAAATATTACTTACCGCTTTCAATTGCTCCTCGGAGCTCGACAATTTAGACCTCCACAccgactcctcctcctccacactCTTCTGCAGATGTTTCAGCATTCCTTCCTGCAGAAACAAAATGAGACAACAGTAAACCCGAACCCACCATTTAAAGACACACTCAGCCGACATGCTCATTCCACTTTTCAGGcattttcaagtgtttgtGTACTTCTATAGAAAACAATCATTCGTTTACCGTTTCAGCTAAAACTGTCCTGTACTGTTCACACTCTGCCTGCAGGGTCGTGTTGTTCTCCTCAGCCTCCTTCAGCTTTTCAAACAACTCCTAAAAGAAATTCACTTGTGACGTATGGAATCATGTTTAATCAGTATgtgaaactgaaaaaaaaaatatattgttgcTTACAGGTGATtcctgacttgacttggattGTTGGTTGTGCTGTTTAAGAACGTCCTGAGCTTTGATCGTAAAACCCTGCAACCAATTTGGCTGAAGTGCACAGAAAAAGCAGGCATCAGATGGCTTTTAAAGGAACGTTACAATCagaattaaaaacatattAGGGACAGTTTCCAAACCTGTTGTGTTTCTAAAGATACAAGTGGGAAGAGTTTTTGGAGAGATTCTTTGGTTTCACTTTCAAAAGCTTTTAGCTGGATCATTGCAGCCTGAAAATGGACAAGACCATTTGAGTGATAGTGATAGGAATACGTGTTCTCAAAATTCGAAACATATTCACTTCATTTTGCGTTGACTCCTTCAGCTGCTCTTGTAGTGATGCGACAAGGGCCTCCTTCTCTGTCAGACTAAACACAACCATAAAAGATAAACTTAATTCTCTCACGCCCAAAGAATAGAATGCACTTTTGTCCGAAGCTGCTTTTACCTGCTCTTTATCTGTTCTGCAGAGACATCTGATTGCTGTAAGGCAGAAGGCGTgacataaacaacaacaaaaaatcctGTTATTCTGCAAGGAATGGAATTGAGGCATACTCACTGTAGTGTCCTTTACTTGTACCATCTCTTTAAGGTTTTTAAGTTCATCTTGAAGCGAGGCGATGAGGCCGGCATCCTCACTAAAGAGACGAGGATCAAGTCAAAACAATCAGAGCGTATATGTGACCAAAATAAACAGTGCCAAGTCACCCAGCTACATACCTCTTGAGTCTCTGTTCTAGCTCAGAAATTGTGTTCTCCTGTAAGAATTGCAGGTCGTAAATTGCCAGGCCATTCACAATGCGCAGATTTTATTTAACACAGTAGTTGTGTTAAGTGAATGTAAAACCCTCCCTCCTTTCATACAAAGCACTACATGATTATGTCTATTAGCTATGTTTCCATAATCCGAGACTGCACTCAGCTTCCCTTTCTCCTTCCTATATCCTTCTTACCTATTTATCCGAACTTGTTTGTCACTTGTAGTATTACTGAcctgcatttctttttctttctctcattCTTCCCTGCGGCTGTCGTGCCCTACTTCTGGAGCTGCAACTGGCAGCGGCGCCGCCATTGCCCCTTCATATTTATCTACTGGCTGGGGAAGGAGGTGCTGGAGTATCGAGGCTGACTGTTGGCTCACAGAGCCTGGGTTCTGTTTGAGGTCTCTTCCTTAGAGggtagtttttccttgcctcCATTCGCCAAGCTTTAAGACACCTAACTTTGATTGTGAACTTATGCTAGAAAACCAAAATGgatttgacttgtttttaaaaCTCACCGCTGCCGCCTTCTTTATCTGAAATTGCTTCAGTTCCTCTTGAAGAGTGTTCAACTGGTTATCCCTCTCCTGCAGGCTACACAAAGCACATACAGTTTGATTCAGGCATATTTGGACAGTGTTTCAAAGTAGTAAAAATTATGTAGGATTGAATTACAGTGTTATTGTGTGTaactacaaaaacaacaaaactggCATTCCTCAAACCAGTTCTGGAGCTCcctaaatatataaaaaaaataaacatttacctGAGCTcactaaatattaaaaaataaacatttacctGAGCTTTAATTGCTGCAGTTCTGCAGCATTTATCTGCTgccgtaaaaaaataaataaaaatacactgtTATACAGGATAGGCGGTCAATGATCGGAAAAGCCAagctgacaaaacaaaaagtcacctGCTCAGAAGCCTGTTGCTTATCACTCTTACTGGCCTCAAGCAAAGAGTTGATGGACGCCAACTGTTGCACAAGCTGTTGTTTCTCAACCTGTGTTCCCTCTAGCTGAGCAGTGAGAGCGTCCACCTGAGCGGCGCGTTCCTTGACCTGAGCTTCAAGATTTCCCATTCGCACCTGAAACTCTACAAAGAGGATCAGCATTGTCAGTACAGACCATTCAAAACAGCAATTATAATCTTTGATACACATAtaactaaaataataattacaacaataatataattacaacaataatatagataataataataaatcttGACCTGAGAGTGCACTGGTGtcctgctgggccttcttcaaAGAGTCCTGCAGGGTATTTTTTGCAGTTTGTGTAGTTCTCAGCTCCTCACATACCTCCTCCAGTTTCCTTTGCAACCCTTGCTGGCTCTCTGCATGGTTGGCCTGACAgtgtcaaaaataatttgcacaGGTCAAACTCCAGGAAGAACAAAGTGTGTGATCCTTTCCGAAGTCAAAGTCCAACCACAAAAATACTTAAAACTtcatacatttaaaagaaatggtCTAGAAAGATGGTTCGTGATTAGATCCacatatttatattgttatttattagtAAATCAATTAATGTGTGCAGTTAAGTCAGGTTTAGACCTTAAACTGGAGCAGGTTGAGTTAATGATTAAAGAAACTAGACAGCTGACTTCCAGAAAACTCTGAGTCAATTGCTATCcataaacagaaaagaaacagCATGCCAGAAGTGACAAATTAGATGACCAGAGTACTCAAGATACAAAAAGTATATGTACCAAAGTCATCGGGTGCTgcattttaatgttgttttttttttttttttaaatcaaagttGGAGAAGAGAGACACTTAAAACATATAAACTCTCGCATTTTTGTGTGCCTACGTACCAACTTAGTTTGTGATGTCAAAAAATTAACTTCTCAATTAGGTAAGACCTAAGTTTGCTGAAAATCAATGAACTTTATCTTACTAgatgttgaaaaataaattaaatggcCAATCTAACCTGCAGCAAAGACAGTTGCTTCTCTGTGGCAGAGACCTTGGCCTCCAACCCTCTCCTCACATGTTCGTCAGTATGCAGAATTTCAGTCTTCTCTCCAAGTTCCTTGGTTAGCTTTGCACATTCCTGACGCAGTTTGGCTAGCTCCGCATTTTGTCTGAGGACAGGATAAAGTCAGAGAAGAGCATTTTTGGACAACACGCATGCTTTTACAAAGCAGATGTGTTGACAATGTGCTGAATGTAAACATACTTGCTCTCAGCCTGACTGGTAGCTTGGTTGAGAGCATCACGGAGGATAGAGTTCTCCTGCTGGAGACGGGCCAGCTGGGCATTGGGACCTTTTTCTATCTGATCTTGCAGGCTGACAATCTAACAgagtttcacatttttgttttaaatgagtCATATTAGAAACCGTATTGTGTGCAACTGGCTGATAAAGCAAAACTGCTTAGCAGAAAAACATTATGTGAATCACAGGCTAAAACCAATCCTGACTATTAAAATACCTTGGCAGTGAGCTTCTGGGATTGTGCTACATGGTCCTGGTAGCTGGCCTGCATGCGAGCTTGCAAAGCAATCATTTCCTGCTCCCTCTTGCTTAGCTGAGAGCTCAGTCTGGTCTCAACACTAGCCACCTTGGACTTCTCAGCAGCCAGCTCCTAATCAGAGATGAGCATAGGGTCATTCAGTATTCTTCCAATTTTACGATAATTGCCATCTGGGTTAATATTTTGTGATGACTGAATTGAAGCTAATAATGTTCAAATATCATGTAGATTAATTATATTGCATATTCAATGACAGCACAGCCTCAACAATTAAGAATTTGCATGGAAAATTCACGAGTGGAATTCAAGTCATTCAAAAGGACATTTGAACGCCATCCTAACATATTGCTAAATTTATGATTTGCATTTTGGCAGCTGGATTCAGGGACTACAGCTGGATTTTGATTTGAGAATGAGATGTTCTAACCTTAGTCAGCTCTCTCAGACGGTTCTTAGCTGCAGAGGAGTCTTCTTGCTGAGCCCCCAGCTGTTTCGCCTTCTCCTCCAATTGTTTCTTTAGCATGGCCACTGGGTCTCCTTTCTGAGTGGCCTGTAAATGCACAGCAAGCACATTAACACTCGCATCCCTAGCGAGTACACAAGGTCTCATTCCATACTATGTGCCAGGTGTCCTGGATGATGCCGCCTTTCTCGGACAACATCTCGATGAGGCTGTGAGCTTCTCTCTCACTGAAGACCATGCTGCTGATGGTGGACACCAAAGTCTTGTAGGGTAGATACAGTGGAGTGTCAGCGGAATCCCCAACTTCCACTGTAGAGGGGAAACAGTACAGTTCAAACAAGTAATAGAGTGGCAGAAATTATTAACTGTTCACAGATGGCTGGTGAAAGGAGGCTCAAGGTGAAATGAGTGCATTGTGGCACCAGGGCAAAGAGAAGCCCAAGGAACCTGAGAATCACACCCGCCTCCCAACCTATTGTTCAGGGCACTGATAGTCTTTGTTGAGGCAAATCAGGACAGCCATGTTTAAACAAGCTTGTCATGCTCTCTGCTCTCCCAAGTGCCACTGCTGGCACTACTTTCCACAGCAAGAGCTGTAGGCTGCACAGACACAGCATTGCATTTGAAGAAAGCGAGTGTATGTCTCAGTTACAAGAAGAAAGCAGACTCACAATGACCAGTGTTTTTatgctacttttttttgtattttccaatcaaatgtattgattttttCCAAACACAGATGTTATGAAATTGTAAATCTTCAAAAAGTCATTCGAGACTTTTAGTTGACTGATATACACTATATTTGGTGACCTTTTGGGGGTTTCTTATCTCATACTCGACCCAACTAAAccaaattgacaaaaatataaacaaacaaacttgcTCTAAAATCTAACacaatgtgatttaaaaaatgttaggTTATGGCAGGTAGACAACAAACCGCATAAATGTCGAActaattttttcatttttaactatagtcaaatatacaatataactattttaaacaggatgggaAACAGAACGGGTGGTCTTCCTCGACTTACCACTCTCAGATTTTTTCTTGGAGGCCTTCTTCTTGGGCTCCTGGGGTTTTGGGGCACTAGACCCAACTGGAGGTACAGCCATGACGGGAACAGCTTTAATGACAGATTCAAGAAGTGGGGCAGACTTGGCGGGTACCGCTGAAGACTTGGttggagcagcagcagacttGGATACAGCCGTGGTAGACTTTCCTGATTTGGTTGAGGCGGCTGATTTGTCTTTGGCCAGGGCGGACTTGTCTGTGGACGCGGTGGACTTGTCTTTGGCCCCGGCAGACTTGTCTTTTGCCCCAGCGGACTTGTCTTTAACCGGGGCGGACTTATCTGTGGACGGGGCGGACTTATCTTTGGCCGGGGCGGACTTGTCTTTAGCCGGGGCGGACTTGTCTTTGGCCGGGGCGGACTTCTCTTTGGCCGGGGCGGACTTGTCCTTGACCGGGGCGGACTTGTCCTCGGCAGACTTGCCCTTGGCTGGGTCGGACTTCTCTTTGGCCGGGGCAGATTTGTCTTTGGCCGGGGCAGATTTGTCTTTGGCCGGGGCAGATTTGTCTTTGGCCGGGGCAGATTTGTCTTTGGCCGGGGCAGATTTGTCTTTGGCCGGGGCAGATTTGTCTTTGACCGGGGCAGATTTGTCTTTGGCCGGAGCAGATTTGTCTTTGGCCGGGGCAGATTTGTCTTTGGCCGGGGCAGATTTGTCTTTGGCCGGGGCGGACTTATCAGTGGCCGGGGCGGACTTATCAGTGGCCGGGGCGGACTTATCTTTGGCCGGGGCGGACTTATCTTTGGCCGGGGCGGACTTATCTTTGGCCGGGGCGGACTTATCTTTGGCCGGGGCGGACTTATCTTTGGCCGGGGCGGGCTTGTCTTTGGCCGGGGCGGGCTTGTCTTTGGCCGGGGCGGGCTTGTCTTTGGCCGGGGCGGGCTTGTCTTTGGCCGGGGCGGGCTTGTCTTTGGCCGGGGCGGACTTATCTTTGGCCGGGGCGGACTTATCTTTGGCCGGAGCGGACTTATCTTTGGCCGGGGCGGACTTGGGTGAAGCTGGTGTGGACTTGCCTGAGGCGGGGGTGGACTTGGTAGAGGCGGGGGCAACGTTATCAGATTTGGTAGAAGGCAAACCCAATTTAGCCGAGGGCGGAGCAGACTTAGAAGTAGATTTGGTTGACGGTGAAGCAGGGGAAGCCTTGGAAGGTGCAGAAGTTGAGGGAACTACTTTGGTTGGAGCAGAGGCGGCTACAGTTTTGGCCTTGGCAGGTTCCGTGGCCTGGACTGAAGGAACTGATGAGGATTTGCCCGGTTGAGGCTGTGTGGAGGTTTCCTCAATCTTGGCcgacttcttcttctttttgtctttaggCGAAGGTACGGGTGAGGACTCGGGCACAGGTGAGGATTCAGCAGGAGTTGGGGATTGTTTGACAGCTTTTTGCTTAGGCGGTAACGATTTAGAGGCAGGAGCAGTAGCCACAATTGATGAAGCAACAGGCTCGGGGACTTGACCAGCTTGACCTTTCTCAATGGTTTTCTTAGCTTCTGGGATCATTCCATTGggcttttcttcctttttctttccacgGTTCTTTTTGTCAGCtgttttgtcctttttctttttctcggTGCTACCTGACGGTGTCTTACCCAACTCCTTACGCTGTTTCGCCAGAGCCTCTTCATAAGAGGTCTCCTTCATCGAGAAGGTAGACACAAGAGCGATCCCAACTGCAGAGATCACCATGAATCCACCAAAAACCAATATACCAAGGGTCTGGGGGTCATAGATATCCATTGTTCAATGTTAGTTCACCTAAAAAGAGAGAAACGCATCTTTTAACATGGATttgtgcaaacaaaatgaatgaagggGGATCCTGGGGTCCAAACATAAGAGATTGCAAGCGTATGCATAATACCACCAAGTGGCACAAGAAAGCACTTTTGTACTTActgttttttacattttacatttatggCCAATAGTTTCTTTGCGTACAAATTCAAGCCACATCGTGGTGCTAAGGACCCCCAGTCAAGTGGCTCCAAAGGTTataaactgacaaaaaaactTCTGTCAAAGGACAAAATGAAGACTCTGAATTAACTATGTCTATCTTTACATGCCCTGTGATTGTCTGGAGACCAGTCCAAGATGTACATCGCCTAACGCAACAAAGCCAGCTGGGCTTTAGATCACCTGCAACCCGACTGAGTACAGGCATTACAgaatatggatggatggattggtgGATGTTATATTTTAGTATTACATGGGGATCAAGCATGGTGACATGTTACTTAAAATAAGCAATGCAGTTTTATAACCATGACAGGTTAAACAgggattcttttttatttccactaCTTCCTGAATCAGAACTGTATTGGGCTTGGCTTTTTGTTCCACTGtatctttattttctcttgaATCCCCCGAAATTTAAAATAGGCTATTGTTTAAAACAATGCagaaaaaactcaaataaaatcaatatatTTGTTGTGAACATGCGGAATGACTGGAGTTTATAAAAGGTTTCCTGTGCCGACTCATTGCGAAGTTTTTCAAGATAGCCTTAACTGCCTCAAGATGTCACTGTTGTGCACTTTCAAAAACTCTAGCCTCAGGCTAAAAATCATGAAGCAGGTAAATCCAACTCCCCAAATAAGTGTGCAaagaaatttatttgaattcagTCTTTTTCATGAGCTTTAATTTTTGCAACACTGGAGATGAAATGTGCTTAACTTGTTATACTTGTTATAGTTACATATTTGTGACATTCAACTTTTAATCTTAAATGCATTACACATATGGAGTTTTTTTAACACGAGTGCGTTTcgtatttgtattattttcagAAAACTAGACTAAACTGTAAGCTCGCAGAGAAAAGAGACTCTTTTCGTATCAGGGTCTAAAAATTGGCAGAGATATTATGTCACGTCACACATCAGGACATCTGCGCTCGCACTCTTCTGATGACTGTCCCCCTTTTCTTGCAGATTTGCACTCCTTTGAATAAAGACCCCAATGGTATAATCTCAAAGAAATTCTACTGTATAAcgattaaaaacatttacagtttTATTTAACTATTATACAGCAAAAaatagaccccccccccccccccccacacacacacaaataaactcTCACATAAATAAGTATTTTGATAGTTGATGTGCTGTATGAAGTGAAAAATATGCTCAATGGAAAATAAAGTTAAACAACACGCAGGTAAAACTCTACGGGTGTCGAGCAAAGTCAAGACGTGTACATTGCACAGCAGCCGAGTTTCACAAGGGCGCGCGTACGTGCGCAGGCACGCACTCatacactcacacctatgaaATCATACCTATATTGCATTTTAAAGCACAATTCCATCTATTTATAACTCTGAACAAACTTCCGTGTATTCAGTTGATGTTGGCGATTTCTTTACTGCCCCGGCTAATACTACAATACAAAGAGGCATTAAAAACCTATCTGTCAAACGGGCGTACTAGCAAATGTAATGCATAATTGTGAAATTACTCGTGCATATAATTATGCATTAAATCGCTCATTTTCACGGTATCACCTAAGCTAACAGTCGGAATCAATGAACTTGGCTAGCGACGTGAACTTTTTAGAATGACGTGTCAAGAGAACTGCAGCCAAAACGCTATAATATGTGCAGACGAAACGCAAATTACGCAAAATTAACTAACAGTGAAGTTTATGTGCAGAAGTAGGCAGATTTGGTTTTAGCAGGCGGTAGCTTGCCAAGCTAGTGCTCTCCTGTCTTTATGAATCTGAAAATTCCTATTCCCACTCTACTTACCTCGCTATTGATGAGATTGTGTCTGCTTGggtcaaagaaaaaatgagGGACTGACGAGAGCTTTCAGTTGTAGACGTAACGATTGCGATCGGTCGTTCCTCTGTATTTGCAGCTGTTTAGCTTAGTTGCGTTTTCTCAGAAATCTTCTCCCTAACTACGCCGGGCAATCGCTGGACTACTGTGAAGTCGTGGCACTTCTAGCTGGCTAGACGTGCTGGCCCCGTGCCCCAGAAAGCTAGCGTTAATCCTGGGAaactctgattggctggaatGCATTCTCACAGGAAATGGGATGCCTGGGAGTTGTAGTTTTTACTTTACTTGCCGTGGGTtctatatgtattttttcctGTCAAAGGACGGttctgtaataaaaaaaaaataaaaaaaattatatttgcacaatttacaatttaattttaatattgtgtaCCGTTGCTTACTGAAATAAGtgtatttacatttcacactgtggtttgtttttgtttttttagttaaagaaaataattatcaACTCTCAAACACAGAATGCAATGTCCTCTTTGGTAAACTGTCTTCATGAAGCAGAGAAACTGAATTTATGGCACATCAGCACATATTCATCAACTATCACAGAAATTGAGTAGGAGTGGACCGCCAAATCCACAGGCCACGAATCAACCTGAGGGATGTGTTGCATTACATGAGGCAAGAGATGGTCATACCTGATAGACGAGCTTTTTTGACCACTCCAATACTTTAAAACTGCATTTTAGAGAAACAAATCCTTGTGGATAGCCTCGGgcacacttgtgcaataaTTATGCTGTCTAATCTGCATCTTGATATGCCACGACGGTAAAATTACATCAGCGAAGTAGAATTGCTCACTAACGGATTGAGACGGACTTGGGAAGCGTACCTAATAACCTTTCTTAGATTTTTTAGCTCAAATGGGAGCATGAAAGTGttgaaatatttgtaaataattaaGACAACAATTCCTCCTTCAAATACTTGTTTTTGCACTGGTCATGTTACTCAGGAATTTCTCATGTTGGTTGGCCTTAAATCAATCTAGTATTAAATATGAAGTTATAATCTAGGTATACAAATATTATGCAATGAAAGCATTTGCCTTGTTATCATAAGAATCATTCAAAAAGTGGGCGGCTTTGTTAGTTGTGTTTGACAGCAAATACCAGGCTGGCCAGGGCACACTGACATTTGAAAAGgtcaaatattgattttagACATCAACGTATTATTTTTGGCAAGACATAGGTTGTACTTTAGAGACAATGTTGCATACTGTGCACCTCGAGGGTTGGTAAACTATCACTCAAATCTCCATTGAAGTCCACCTGTCTGTCAAAGTTTTTCTATCCATACTAAAACTATTCTTTTTGCAATTACTATTTTCACAGCGGTTTTGCTATAAATGTCTGCACAATTGatcacaaatacacaaaccTGTGGTTTGCTAAACTACTTTAAAAGGTTGTTGAACCATAGGACAGAACCTCAGTGCGGATctgctcattttttttagctttaatATACTGGCGTTTTAATGTAGTCCGACCAATACGTGAGAATGGTGACTCTTTGTCCAGTTTAGCCGTAAATCACAGAGAAATTATGTAAATTAGACATTTTACGTCACAATTAGTCAAATTTCAAAACTGCTTTAGAAATAGGCATTAGGCAATACATTAAAGATTGACTTTGTTGTATGATTTCACGCTTCATATTTGAGCAACCACTCGAGAGGCCCCTCAAAGTTTTtacaaacaattaaaaagtgAATTTTCCACAATGGGTCTTCTTTAAACTTGCAAATCTATCAACACAATTATCTGGATATTGGAGAAAACGAGTCTTGGACTTTGGACCGTACTCCCAAGCTATCTATTTGTTTGCTCTAATCTCATTGCCAAATTTATCTGTTTGCATTGATGAGTTGGCAAAATTGCATTGGCGCAACATTTGCAgtttcagccaatcagaaactTTCAGGTCACTCTGACTGTGGAGTTTTGCTGGATTCTAGGGATATAAACGGCCCTCAATTAATAGGCAGAATTtcccagtttttattttacaacatgAGAATGTATTCCAGATGACAGCTGAATAACCGAGTGCAAAGTGATACAATAAACTATTGtattttgataaataaatcaaagagcAGCTTAGTTAAGGTATGACCGGTAACGAATTGCAGTTAATGTCAATGTACTTTCATCTGTTTACAGAATTTGACATTGGACCAAACTTGGGAAAGTAGGATTTATTCAGTATTGTTACAAATTTATAAAACGCTATTGTTgagtaagaaaaataaaaaggaaatcaCACTGTTGGAATCAGAAATACATTCTTTTAGAAAACTATATTGTATTAAACACACCACTGTGCTTGGTGATGATTGTGAAACTTTTTTGTCATCATAGTGCATTATATTTGGAATTGTTCTGATACTTGTGAGCCTATTGTAACACATCAGATCAGAATTTAGGCAATTCGGGGCTGAATAAAGTAACATACCAAATAGATTGGAAAGATAAAGAATGCAGGGCAGTCAATTGGAGGTAGGGAGGAAGGCGATGGAATAATACTTGATGTGGAGGTAGTGCGAGAGAGTGACTTGTACACACAAAAGTATAAAGTAAACCATACGTTTGGTCTTATACATAATTTGTCTTAGCTCAAATAATTGAATCTCGATATTGTCAAACTGTATGTGCATCATTAAGAATTGTTGCTTGATGTGTGATGtaatttcaaaaaataaatgtttggctTTTGGTGCTGATGCTTTAAACCAGATACCAACACAAAAGACACAAGAATGAGAGTATCAATGGAAATAGAAAATCTTTTTAAGTATTGTAAAGCAGAATCTCATGTATAGAGCCTGTGATGAGTGGCAAACTCAACTCACTGGGGAGATTAAGAAGTATCGTGCTGAAAAGTACACCAAAAAAGTTGGGGTTTTCTATTGTGAGCATAGTATGAAAATGAGATgttacaagaaaaacaaaacaaaagatagACCTTACCAGTGGAGTCAATAATTATGGGTTAGACTTCCATATATTGTGGGGGTGTATGGGCTGTGGACTGAGTAAATACAAGAAAACCGTGCTAACAAAGCTGTTGGTTAAGAGGCACCAGATAGGTGAGTGGAAGCAACGATGTGGCTTGGCTCTGTGTGAGATGGA is a genomic window of Syngnathus acus chromosome 15, fSynAcu1.2, whole genome shotgun sequence containing:
- the rrbp1a gene encoding ribosome-binding protein 1a isoform X3, with product MDIYDPQTLGILVFGGFMVISAVGIALVSTFSMKETSYEEALAKQRKELGKTPSGSTEKKKKDKTADKKNRGKKKEEKPNGMIPEAKKTIEKGQAGQVPEPVASSIVATAPASKSLPPKQKAVKQSPTPAESSPVPESSPVPSPKDKKKKKSAKIEETSTQPQPGKSSSVPSVQATEPAKAKTVAASAPTKVVPSTSAPSKASPASPSTKSTSKSAPPSAKLGLPSTKSDNVAPASTKSTPASGKSTPASPKSAPAKDKSAPAKDKSAPAKDKSAPAKDKPAPAKDKPAPAKDKPAPAKDKPAPAKDKPAPAKDKSAPAKDKSAPAKDKSAPAKDKSAPAKDKSAPATDKSAPATDKSAPAKDKSAPAKDKSAPAKDKSAPAKDKSAPVKDKSAPAKDKSAPAKDKSAPAKDKSAPAKDKSAPAKDKSAPAKEKSDPAKGKSAEDKSAPVKDKSAPAKEKSAPAKDKSAPAKDKSAPAKDKSAPSTDKSAPVKDKSAGAKDKSAGAKDKSTASTDKSALAKDKSAASTKSGKSTTAVSKSAAAPTKSSAVPAKSAPLLESVIKAVPVMAVPPVGSSAPKPQEPKKKASKKKSESVEVGDSADTPLYLPYKTLVSTISSMVFSEREAHSLIEMLSEKGGIIQDTWHIATQKGDPVAMLKKQLEEKAKQLGAQQEDSSAAKNRLRELTKELAAEKSKVASVETRLSSQLSKREQEMIALQARMQASYQDHVAQSQKLTAKIVSLQDQIEKGPNAQLARLQQENSILRDALNQATSQAESKQNAELAKLRQECAKLTKELGEKTEILHTDEHVRRGLEAKVSATEKQLSLLQANHAESQQGLQRKLEEVCEELRTTQTAKNTLQDSLKKAQQDTSALSEFQVRMGNLEAQVKERAAQVDALTAQLEGTQVEKQQLVQQLASINSLLEASKSDKQQASEQQINAAELQQLKLSLQERDNQLNTLQEELKQFQIKKAAAENTISELEQRLKSEDAGLIASLQDELKNLKEMVQVKDTTQSDVSAEQIKSSLTEKEALVASLQEQLKESTQNEAAMIQLKAFESETKESLQKLFPLVSLETQQPNWLQGFTIKAQDVLKQHNQQSKSSQESPELFEKLKEAEENNTTLQAECEQYRTVLAETEGMLKHLQKSVEEEESVWRSKLSSSEEQLKAALEEVHKLESDKQSIKQLKEQMMLLEAQLEKQSDNHCIAEEMEQLRLQLSGSQKQLDLAHKEVQAHKEELAKVLSEFNQTSEKLQGETAARQKLSEEFQQAQETITELQAQLDLLRDSAESQQGDSEDVAQLKERLEKEKKLSKDLGQAATKLQHLLKATQEQLSKERETVVTLQEHLDTKGEYVELKEGTSV
- the rrbp1a gene encoding ribosome-binding protein 1a isoform X2 yields the protein MDIYDPQTLGILVFGGFMVISAVGIALVSTFSMKETSYEEALAKQRKELGKTPSGSTEKKKKDKTADKKNRGKKKEEKPNGMIPEAKKTIEKGQAGQVPEPVASSIVATAPASKSLPPKQKAVKQSPTPAESSPVPESSPVPSPKDKKKKKSAKIEETSTQPQPGKSSSVPSVQATEPAKAKTVAASAPTKVVPSTSAPSKASPASPSTKSTSKSAPPSAKLGLPSTKSDNVAPASTKSTPASGKSTPASPKSAPAKDKSAPAKDKSAPAKDKSAPAKDKPAPAKDKPAPAKDKPAPAKDKPAPAKDKPAPAKDKSAPAKDKSAPAKDKSAPAKDKSAPAKDKSAPATDKSAPATDKSAPAKDKSAPAKDKSAPAKDKSAPAKDKSAPVKDKSAPAKDKSAPAKDKSAPAKDKSAPAKDKSAPAKDKSAPAKEKSDPAKGKSAEDKSAPVKDKSAPAKEKSAPAKDKSAPAKDKSAPAKDKSAPSTDKSAPVKDKSAGAKDKSAGAKDKSTASTDKSALAKDKSAASTKSGKSTTAVSKSAAAPTKSSAVPAKSAPLLESVIKAVPVMAVPPVGSSAPKPQEPKKKASKKKSESVEVGDSADTPLYLPYKTLVSTISSMVFSEREAHSLIEMLSEKGGIIQDTWHIATQKGDPVAMLKKQLEEKAKQLGAQQEDSSAAKNRLRELTKELAAEKSKVASVETRLSSQLSKREQEMIALQARMQASYQDHVAQSQKLTAKIVSLQDQIEKGPNAQLARLQQENSILRDALNQATSQAESKQNAELAKLRQECAKLTKELGEKTEILHTDEHVRRGLEAKVSATEKQLSLLQANHAESQQGLQRKLEEVCEELRTTQTAKNTLQDSLKKAQQDTSALSEFQVRMGNLEAQVKERAAQVDALTAQLEGTQVEKQQLVQQLASINSLLEASKSDKQQASEQINAAELQQLKLSLQERDNQLNTLQEELKQFQIKKAAAENTISELEQRLKSEDAGLIASLQDELKNLKEMVQVKDTTQSDVSAEQIKSSLTEKEALVASLQEQLKESTQNEAAMIQLKAFESETKESLQKLFPLVSLETQQPNWLQGFTIKAQDVLKQHNQQSKSSQESPELFEKLKEAEENNTTLQAECEQYRTVLAETEGMLKHLQKSVEEEESVWRSKLSSSEEQLKAALEEVHKLESDKQSIKQLKEQMMLLEAQLEKQSDNHCIAEEMEQLRLQLSGSQKQLDLAHKEVQAHKEELAKVKEQLSQVALSGQPEQNGPTVAHPSQVLSEFNQTSEKLQGETAARQKLSEEFQQAQETITELQAQLDLLRDSAESQQGDSEDVAQLKERLEKEKKLSKDLGQAATKLQHLLKATQEQLSKERETVVTLQEHLDTKGEYVELKEGTSV